CCGGGGCTTCAAAATACCTCGTTCCGCAACTGTTTCTAAGTTAGCTGCTACCACATTATCAGCTACGCTCATATCCAGAAACAGTCCCTGGGTTTTACGGGACTCGGGCAGATAGCCAATTCCTCGCTGGATAGCGTCTTTTGGATGGTCTATTTTTACAGGTTTTCCCTCTAGCAAAACTTTTCCACCTAAAATAGGATCAGCACCTAAAATAGCGCGGGCTACTTCGGTACGTCCGGCACCCACTAGTCCAGCCAACGCCAGAATTTCACCTTTTCTTAGCTGAAAGCTCACATTACGAAAGCGTTCTCCTTGCAGATCCTTTACTTCCAGCACTACCTCGCCTTGGGTGTGGTTCTGAGTGTCCTGCACCTGTAAATCACGCCCGACCATTTTGCGAATGAGCGTATCTACCGTTACTTCGCCAATAGCAAATGTACCCTGGTGCTGTCCGTCTTTTAAGATTGAAACTCGGTCGGCAATCTCGAAGATTTCGGCCATGCGGTGGGAGATGTAAATGACCGATACATCTTGCTGTTTTAGCCGTTGGATAATGCTGAACAGAATTTTGGTCTCTACTTCAGTGATAGAAGCAGTAGGCTCGTCTAGAATTAGTAATTCCGGTTTTTGGGAGAGAGCTTTAGCAATCTCTACCATCTGTTGCTTAGCAGTAGACAAAGAGCTTATCAAACTTTGCGGACGAATATCTGACAGCCCCAATTGCTTTAGTAGCTCTTGGGTTTTACGGTTAAGCTGAGGGAAATCAATCAGACCGAAGCGGTTGCGAGGCTTGTTGCGGATGAAGATATTTTCAGCTACGCTCAGTGTCTCCACTAAACTTCGTTCCTGATATACAATGGCGATACCGAGTCGTTGAGCTTCAATTGGATCGAGAATCTGCACCTCCTGCCCTTTCCAGCGAATGCTGCCGTTGTTAGGCTGCAAATTCCCCGATAGGACGTTCATCAGCGTGCTTTTTCCCGCTCCGTTCTCACCGCATAGGGCGTGTACTTCGCCCGCTTGTACAGTCAGCGAAACCTGGTCTAGCGCTTTCACGCCAGGAAATTCTTTGGAAATTTGCTGTAACTCTAGGTTGTTGTCGGACACGCCGGGTAATTTTTTCTAAAATAGAAAAATTTGTTAACGGCAGAAACTCAACATTCGCTCGATATCTAAATTATGAACGTATGAAAGCCATACACCAGCATTCGGTAGATGATATTAAAACTATGATTGAATGGGGTGAGGCTCAAGTTTATAAATCAAGGGCGATCTCGATTACAGAATTACCGCCTAGGCTATAAGGCTATGCAAATTCAAAATAAAGTTTATGTAATTTCAAAATATGCGTAAGTTTGCCATATGGCTATTATTCCGCGTCAGTAAGTCATCTCAGACTGTTCTTCCTAAAATGTTTAAGGGGATGGATTACTTCTCATCTATTGCTAAAGGAAAGGTGGAATCACAAACGTTGGTGTACGGTGGAAAAGATATTCAGAACCGCACCCGATACCAGGTGCGACCCTGGAATGAAGTATGAGCAACAGTTGAGATTATCCCGATTTCGGTACTAATTTTGATACTCTTCGGAATAGCAACATAACCTATTCCGATTATGAAATATTTTTTCTGCACCTCATTGCTTTTTATCACCAGCCTAATCGCCTATTCTCAAGATCAACCACTGCGAACTGAGGAATATTGCGAGGTAGATGTAGAATGGAATTTTGGCTCGCCGTTTTGCCACGTGCGCGTGGACTTCGGGCAACCACCCCGGCGGGGGCTGTTAAGTTTAGTAGATAAATTACGCGACCCCGAGACGCGACGTCCGCTGGAGTTTAATTCGGTAGTAGATATCTTAAATTTTATGAATGAGCAAGGATGGGAGTTGGTACAGGCGTATAGTAGCGATAGTTGTGATACCCGCTACCTGATGCGCCGACCGTTGGTAGAAGCGTCAACCTACGAGCCTATTCCTCGCTAGTCTTTAGGAACATTCTGAAATATCGCCGATAGATTAACCTGTTCGTACCAGTGCGATAGTTGATTAACAGTAGGATAGGAGCAGATTTCTTTCACCCGATCGCCCTGCAATCCATCAAAATGCACTTCAATAAATAATTGGCCGTCGTAATAGAGGCACCGAGCGTCCTGTTTTGAACCCTCAATCTCGATGATAAAATCAAGTAATCGGCAGTCGTCATAAATGTACTGGAGCTGCGATTGGGGGGCAAGCTGATTGAACTTGAAACAATTCATATTCAAAGCAACCTCTTTTTGTCGGAAACAAGTAACCGGAATAGCGGTAGAACTTACAGCGTAGTGTTTCATAGTAATTTACTATGCAATGCCGGTAGGTCATCGTTTTTTACGGTTCGTCCGCGAAATTCTACCATTCGGTTAGTTTAATTCGTTAGCATCGGCTCAAATACGCACCTTAGCCTCATCAAAATCACACGGCTATGCGTAATTTCACTTACATTTCTTACGGTTTAATACTCTTAATCCTCATCAATAGCAGCTATTTATGGGGTCAAACCACGTGGTCGGGGGTAGTAACTGACGGTGCTCAGCCCGTAGTGGGGGCCAATGTCTATTTGCAGAATACCTACTCAGGAGCTACTACTGATACTACCGGAGCGTACTCCTTCACTGCTGAGCCGACGGATACATCTTATCTGGTTATTAGCGCGGTTGGTTACCAAACGCAACAGCGACTGGTTATGGCTTCTGACCCTACCGCTTCGCTAAATATTCAACTTCAGGAGGCTAGTCATACGCTACAAGGAGTGACAATCAGTGCTGGGTCATTTGAAGCCGGTGATAAACATCAGGCCATCGCCTTGAAGCCACTCGATATTGTGACTACGGCTGGGGCGATGGGCGATATTGCCGGAGCACTACAAACGTTACCCGGCACCCAAACCGTAGGGGAAGATGGTCGCCTATTTGTTCGGGGTGGGGATGGGCACGAAACGAAAGTGTTTATTGATGGAATGTTATCGCATAGTCCGTTCAATGCTTCGGTTCCGGGAATACCGACGCGGGGAAGGTTCTCACCCTTTCTGTTCAAAGGAACTACGTTCAACACCGGAGGCTATTCGGCTGAATACGGACAAGCTCTATCATCAGCCTTACTACTCAATACTAACGATCTAGCTGAGCAAACTCAAACTGATATATCGCTGATGACGGTAGGTGGAAACGTATCGCATCAGCACCGCTGGGACCAATCGTCAGTTTGGGTAGAAGGTGGCTATACTGACTTAACCGCTTACCAGTGGGCGGTTCCGCAGGATGTTCAGTGGATGACGGCTCCGAAAGCGTGGAGTGGTTCAGCCGCTTACCGCCAAAAAACGTCGGCTACCGGAATGATGAAGCTATACACCCAGGCCAGCCGTAGCCAACTGGCATTGCATCAGCCCAACGTAGAGCAATTGCCCAATACAAATTTAGTATCGCTAGAAAACGATAATCTCTACGCGAATGCATCCTTTCAGGAAGTAATGGGCAAAAAATGGATTTGGAATACAGGAGTATCGTATACTTATGATGAACAACAAGTTACTATTGATCAAGCACCCATGCGGCAGCAACAGCAAAGCGTACACGCCAAATCAGTGGGAACATATGATCTAAACTCCAATGTAGCCATCCGCGTAGGGGCGGAGTACTTCCAAGATCAGTACGACTGGGAAATGCCAACTTCTGAAGGCGTAAGCTCGGCGAACCTATCGTTGGTTGATCGCCGACTATCGCAATTTGTAGAAACTGATGCGTATCTTACTAAGCGTTTGGTATCTCGCCTAGGAGTACGAACCGAATACGCCAAACACACTGACATTTGGAATGCTTCACCCCGGGCTTCGCTCGCTTACAAAACCGGAAAAGATAGTCAGGTCTCTTTATCTTACGGAACCTTCAACCAAAGTTCTCAGCCCGATTATCGCCTTATCAATGCCGACTTAACGGATGAACGGGCGGCGCACTATATTGCCAACTACCAGATTACACAAACCGGTCGTACTTTCCGGGCGGAAGTATACCACAAACAATATCAGCAACTTACGAAGTTTGATCCCGCGCAACCCGGCAATCCGCTCGCTTACAATAACCAGGGTGAGGGCTACGCTCGGGGGCTGGATATTTTCTGGCGCGATCGCCAGTCCGTAAACAATCTGGACTACTGGGTTTCGTATTCGTTATTAGACACTGAGCGTAATTACCAAGATTTTCCAACTGCGGCCGTACCGACCTTTGCTTCCAAGCATAACTTTTCAGCCGTAGGTAAATACTTTATGACCAATTGGCGAACCCAGCTTGGAGCTGCTTATTCCTTCGCTAGCGGACGACCGTATTTCAACCCAGAGCAGCCGGAGTTCCACGCCGACCGAACCAAAGCCTTTCATAGTCTAAGTGTAAATGCCGCTTGGCTGATCAGACAACACATTATCCTTTATGCCGCCGCCACTAATGTTTTAGGGCGCGACAATGTTTTCGGCTACAATTATGCTTCGCAGCCTAACGAGTCTGGTAGCTACCATCGTGTTCCGGTTCGTCCTACGGCTCCTCGCTTTTTCTTTGTCGGCCTGTTTATCACACTGAGCAAAGACAAAATGAAAAATCAGTTGGATACACTGTAAACGGAGGACGGAGACCGGAATCTGGAGACCGGAGATAGCTTGGCATTAAAACAGAGTTGGGAGGTGGTAGTATACACTAGCCTGAAACATACAAACTTGTCACCCAATGACTAATGACAGTTTAACCATTCAACAATTTAGCAATCGAACCATTGAACCATTTAAATTCTAATAATTATGAAACGTTTATTTATTTCAACTATCCTATTTTGGTTTGTTACTTTAAGTTTTGCGGGCAACCCTGCTTACGAAAAAGCGATGCAACAAGCTATTGGTCAACTGGAAACTGCCGAGTCACCCAATGCTTATCAGGCAGCAGCCAATCAGTTTCTTCGTATTGCCCAAGTTGAGCAAAGCGAGTGGCTACCGTTGTACTACGCCAGTTACGCTTACATCATTCAGGGAGCAATGAGCGAGAGTGGTGAACAGAAAGATGAGAGTCTGGATCAGGCTCAGGAATACTTAGATCAGGCGAAGCAACTGACTTCAGATGAATCGGAACTAGTTACTTTACAAGGGTACATCCATATGATTCGGGTAACGGTAGACCCTACCAGTCGGGGACCGGAGCTGGCGGGTAAAGCAACCCAAACGCTGGCGCGAGCCGCTCAGATGAATCCTGATAACCCTCGAGCCTTTTTGCTGCTGGGGCAAATGCAGTACGGCACCGCTCAATTTTTTGGTGGCGATACTTCCGAAGCTTGCGGGCTTATCAACCAAGCAGTGGTAAAGTATGAAAACGGAGAAACTGAAAATACCCTGATGCCTCAGTGGGGAGAAGCTACAGCTCAAGCAGTTCAACAGCGATGCGCTCAGTAGTTACCGGACAATTGGGTACGCTTCATCCGGTGATTAAACTGGCTAGGGGCTATGGAGGCAATTTACTATATTTCGTCAAAAATTGCTTCATGCGCGTATCACTCTATAGGCAAATTGGGTCTTCTTTACGATTCTCAGCACTGGTAGGTACACTGATTATGGTGCCGATTATTGCGCTGCAATCATCAGATTCACTAAGCTGGAGTGAGATTCTGCAACGCCATTGGCCAAGTGTACTGATGTCTATTGCCTACACCTTTTTTCTTGGCGAAGGAAACGGATATTTGAGTAGGTATCTAACCCAATTAGTACCGTGGATTGACCAGCCAATTAAACGGCTAATATTAGGAGTGGTAGTGATGTTTGCTTACTCATTTGTAGCCATTTTGCTAGTGCAATTCGTAGCGGCTAAACTAATCTGGGAACCACGTTGTGATTGTGCAGCTACTTGGGAGGAGTACTATCTGGAAAATATGCTTCTACCGCTGGGCATTACTATTGTAATTATGGTTTTCCTGACTAGCCGAAGCTTTTTACTTAGTTGGCGACAAGCGGCTATTGAAGCTGAGAAGCTGAAAACCGAGCGGGTGGCTTCGCAGTACGAGTCGCTAAAGAATCAGGTGAACCCGCACTTTCTGTTTAACAGCCTCAATGCACTTACCTCACTGGTGTACGAAGATCAAAAGCAGGCAGCTAAGTTTATTAAGAAACTGTCGGACGTGTATCGCTACGTGCTCGACAACCAGCAAAAGGAAGTAGTGCCATTACGTGATGAGCTACAGTTTGTACAAGCCTACGTATTTCTTCAGAAAATTCGATTTGAAAATAATCTTCGAGTTGATATTCAAGTACCGGAAAGCGAAGCGATGGTTTTACCGTTGTCACTACAGATGCTATTGGAAAATGCAGTTAAGCATAATATTGTTTCGGACGACCAGCCACTGCGTGTTCGTATCTACTTAGAAAACAATGATTCATTGGTAATAGAAAATACGCTTCAACCCAAAACTTCGCACGAATACTCATCTGGGTTAGGGCTGAAAAACATCCAGT
This region of Tunicatimonas pelagia genomic DNA includes:
- a CDS encoding sugar ABC transporter ATP-binding protein; translation: MSDNNLELQQISKEFPGVKALDQVSLTVQAGEVHALCGENGAGKSTLMNVLSGNLQPNNGSIRWKGQEVQILDPIEAQRLGIAIVYQERSLVETLSVAENIFIRNKPRNRFGLIDFPQLNRKTQELLKQLGLSDIRPQSLISSLSTAKQQMVEIAKALSQKPELLILDEPTASITEVETKILFSIIQRLKQQDVSVIYISHRMAEIFEIADRVSILKDGQHQGTFAIGEVTVDTLIRKMVGRDLQVQDTQNHTQGEVVLEVKDLQGERFRNVSFQLRKGEILALAGLVGAGRTEVARAILGADPILGGKVLLEGKPVKIDHPKDAIQRGIGYLPESRKTQGLFLDMSVADNVVAANLETVAERGILKPRQIKQEAEDYIRQLRIITPSSQQKVLNLSGGNQQKVVLAKWLMRQPKVFIVDEPTHGVDVGAKSEIYAILNELTQQGVSILLISSELPEVLLLSDRILVMWNGIITAELTREQATEEEIMHYASGTKTMYA
- a CDS encoding TonB-dependent receptor codes for the protein MRNFTYISYGLILLILINSSYLWGQTTWSGVVTDGAQPVVGANVYLQNTYSGATTDTTGAYSFTAEPTDTSYLVISAVGYQTQQRLVMASDPTASLNIQLQEASHTLQGVTISAGSFEAGDKHQAIALKPLDIVTTAGAMGDIAGALQTLPGTQTVGEDGRLFVRGGDGHETKVFIDGMLSHSPFNASVPGIPTRGRFSPFLFKGTTFNTGGYSAEYGQALSSALLLNTNDLAEQTQTDISLMTVGGNVSHQHRWDQSSVWVEGGYTDLTAYQWAVPQDVQWMTAPKAWSGSAAYRQKTSATGMMKLYTQASRSQLALHQPNVEQLPNTNLVSLENDNLYANASFQEVMGKKWIWNTGVSYTYDEQQVTIDQAPMRQQQQSVHAKSVGTYDLNSNVAIRVGAEYFQDQYDWEMPTSEGVSSANLSLVDRRLSQFVETDAYLTKRLVSRLGVRTEYAKHTDIWNASPRASLAYKTGKDSQVSLSYGTFNQSSQPDYRLINADLTDERAAHYIANYQITQTGRTFRAEVYHKQYQQLTKFDPAQPGNPLAYNNQGEGYARGLDIFWRDRQSVNNLDYWVSYSLLDTERNYQDFPTAAVPTFASKHNFSAVGKYFMTNWRTQLGAAYSFASGRPYFNPEQPEFHADRTKAFHSLSVNAAWLIRQHIILYAAATNVLGRDNVFGYNYASQPNESGSYHRVPVRPTAPRFFFVGLFITLSKDKMKNQLDTL
- a CDS encoding sensor histidine kinase, giving the protein MRVSLYRQIGSSLRFSALVGTLIMVPIIALQSSDSLSWSEILQRHWPSVLMSIAYTFFLGEGNGYLSRYLTQLVPWIDQPIKRLILGVVVMFAYSFVAILLVQFVAAKLIWEPRCDCAATWEEYYLENMLLPLGITIVIMVFLTSRSFLLSWRQAAIEAEKLKTERVASQYESLKNQVNPHFLFNSLNALTSLVYEDQKQAAKFIKKLSDVYRYVLDNQQKEVVPLRDELQFVQAYVFLQKIRFENNLRVDIQVPESEAMVLPLSLQMLLENAVKHNIVSDDQPLRVRIYLENNDSLVIENTLQPKTSHEYSSGLGLKNIQSRYAHLSGREVEIKNGPDKFIVKLPLLTLEMA